A section of the Pseudomonas prosekii genome encodes:
- a CDS encoding TIGR03862 family flavoprotein gives MTQSPAALPPHVAIIGGGPAGLMAAEVLSQAGIKVDLYDGMPSVGRKFLLAGVGGMNITHSEAYPAFLSRYAERAPHIAPLLRAFGAEALCQWIHDLGIETFVGSSGRVFPTDMKAAPLLRAWLKRLRDAGVGIHTRHRWLGWNADGSLNVASPDGEKSLKPDATLLALGGGSWSRLGSDGAWMLPLEQRGVGLAPLQPSNCGFEVQAWSALLVSKFAGAPLKNIAIGLNDDVPRLGECVITATGIEGSLIYALSAPIRDAINQHGSATVHIDLLPGRPVDKVMAALSKPRGSRSMAKHLHSQLGIDGVKAALLREFTDAQCFADPALLAQAIKALPLTLVKTRPLDEAISSAGGVTFEAMDERLMLKQLPGVFCAGEMLDWEAPTGGYLLTGCFASGRAAGFGILEWLQRNN, from the coding sequence ATGACGCAATCCCCCGCCGCCCTCCCCCCGCACGTCGCCATCATCGGCGGTGGCCCCGCTGGCCTGATGGCCGCCGAGGTATTGAGCCAGGCCGGAATCAAAGTCGATCTGTACGACGGCATGCCGTCAGTGGGACGAAAATTCCTCCTGGCCGGCGTCGGCGGCATGAACATCACGCACTCCGAAGCCTACCCGGCCTTCCTCTCGCGCTACGCCGAACGCGCGCCGCACATCGCGCCACTGCTGCGAGCCTTCGGCGCCGAGGCGTTATGCCAATGGATTCACGACTTGGGCATCGAAACCTTTGTCGGCAGCTCCGGGCGGGTCTTCCCTACTGACATGAAAGCCGCACCGCTACTGCGCGCCTGGCTCAAACGCCTGCGCGATGCTGGCGTAGGTATCCACACCCGCCATCGCTGGCTCGGCTGGAATGCCGACGGCAGTCTCAACGTCGCCAGCCCCGACGGTGAAAAATCCTTGAAGCCCGACGCGACGCTGCTTGCCCTCGGTGGCGGCAGTTGGTCGCGTCTCGGCTCGGACGGCGCGTGGATGCTGCCTCTGGAACAACGCGGCGTAGGACTGGCGCCGCTGCAACCGAGTAATTGTGGCTTCGAGGTGCAGGCCTGGAGCGCATTGCTGGTGAGCAAATTCGCCGGCGCGCCGCTGAAAAACATCGCAATTGGGTTGAATGACGACGTGCCGCGACTCGGCGAATGCGTGATCACCGCGACTGGCATTGAAGGCAGTTTGATCTACGCGCTCTCGGCGCCGATCCGCGATGCGATCAATCAGCATGGTTCGGCGACTGTGCATATCGATCTGTTGCCGGGCAGGCCTGTGGATAAAGTCATGGCGGCGCTGAGCAAACCGCGCGGCTCGCGGTCGATGGCCAAACATCTGCACAGTCAGTTGGGGATCGATGGTGTGAAAGCGGCGTTATTGCGCGAATTCACTGACGCGCAATGCTTCGCCGACCCGGCATTGCTCGCCCAAGCGATCAAGGCGTTGCCGCTGACATTGGTCAAAACCCGGCCACTGGATGAGGCGATCAGCAGTGCTGGCGGCGTGACGTTTGAGGCGATGGATGAACGGTTGATGCTCAAGCAATTGCCCGGCGTGTTCTGCGCGGGAGAAATGCTCGACTGGGAGGCGCCGACTGGCGGCTATCTGCTGACCGGGTGTTTCGCCAGCGGGCGGGCGGCCGGATTCGGCATTTTGGAGTGGTTGCAGCGTAATAACTGA